The window CGTTGGTTGTCGTCACACACAGTGACAACATCACCGCCAAGTTTGATACCGTTTATCAGATAGTCGATGGCGAACTGGCATTGAAAAATAACAGTAAGCAGGTTGGTTTTGTTCATCAAGCTTCTTCGTTGAGTCAACCCAATGAACAGCTGGCTTAAGCGTATTTTCAAACGGTCAAGGTTGTTCTTGATGCTGATGCTCATGTTGGTGTTTGCCATGGTGGCTTACATCACAGTGTTGCTGTCGCAGCCCCAACAAAATGAACAAACGCAAGTCGTCACAGTTGACCGTGGTGATATAGAAAAAGTCATTATGGTCACAGGGACATTAAAACCATCTGTACAAGTGAATGTAGGTGCCCAAGTTAATGGGCAAATAAAATATTTATATGCAAAACAAGGTGATAAAGTCTTTAAGGGACAAATCCTTGCGGAGATAGACCCAGCCATTCAAAAATCTGATTTACGTAATGCTATCGCAAAACTATCTAGTGTGCGGGCTCAAAAAGCGTCTTCAGAAGCCATGTTACTTCAATATCGAAAAGCCTTTGAGCGACAAAAAAAATTACGCCGTGATGGTTCTGGTGTTGAAAGTGATTATGAGCAAGCACAAGCTCAGTATGAAGCGCAGAAGTATCAAGTAAAAATGAATGAAGCATTAATTGTTCAGTCTGAAATGGAAGTTGAAACAGCTAATGCTAATTTGAGTTACACCCAGATTATGGCGCCTATTGAAGGTGAGGTACTGGGGATAGTGGCAAATGAAGGACAAACTATTGTCTCCTCACAAACGGCTCCAACAATTTTAGTTTTAGCTAATCTTGATAAGATGCAAGTACAAACGCGTATTTCTGAAGCAGATATTCAGTTGGTAAATTCAGGGCAACCTTTATCTTTTTATGTACTTGCAGATCCGGAAAAACGTTATGAAGGGACTATGGGGTATGTTCAGCCAGTACCACAAGAAGCCCTAGAAGAACGAAATATTACTAACCCAAATAATCAACAAAATAATGCTGTGTATTACACAGGAACATTTGAGGTTGATAATAAAAACCGTGCGTTAAAAACGTCTATGACGGCTCAAGTCTTTATTCGTGTAGCTGAAGCAAAAGGGGTTGTTCGTTTACCCGTTATGGCGCTAGGTCGTTCTATTGCAGCTAACGAATATGAAGTAACCGTTTTTAAAGATAATCAACGTATAACCCGAACAGTGACCATTGGGATCTCTGACCGTCAGTTTGTCCAAGTAGTTGATGGCGTTGATGAAGGTGAGCAAGTCGTTGTTACCAATGCAATAGGAGCAAATTAATGGTTCCTATTATTACAGCGAAAAAAATCTCACGTGAATTTCTCGCGGGCACTCAGAAAATTTCTGTGCTGAAAAATATTTCGCTATCTATTTATCAAGGTGAAATGGTGGCGATTATTGGGGCGTCTGGCTCGGGAAAATCAACGTTAATGAATATCTTGGGCTGTTTGGACAAACCATCAAGTGGGGAAATCTATATTAATGACACCCCAGTGCATTTGGCAAATAGCGACCAGTTGGCAGAATTACGCAGTCAATATCTAGGGTTTATTTTTCAACGATATCATTTAATGCCGTATTTAACGGCGCAGGAAAATATGGCGATCCCTGCGCTATATACTGCAATGCCTGAACAAGAGCGCCAAGCTCGGATAGCGTCATTAGCCAAACAACTGGGAATAGAAACACGGTTAACGCATAAGCCATTTCAACTCTCAGGGGGACAGCAACAACGTGTGAGTATCTGCCGAGCTCTGATCAATGGCGCGAAAGTCATTTTAGCCGATGAACCGACGGGAGCACTCGATAGCTCTAGCGGAAAAGCGCTTATGGGGGTTCTTCACCAATTACATCAGACAGGGCATACGATTATTATCGTAACTCATGACAGAAATATCGCTAAGCAAACACAACGTATTATTGAGATTAGCGATGGGGAAATTATTGCTGATCATGCCAATGAAGTGAACAAAGACGAAGCAGTTTATCCTAAGTTGCCCATTGTAAACAGCAACCAACGTGCATCGTTGTGGCGTAGAGGGCGGGAATCTGTGCGTATGGCATTTCGTGCGTTACTTGGGCATAGAATGCGCGCTTTCCTTTCCATGTTAGGCATTATTATTGGTATTTCGTCGGTGATTTCTTCCATAGCCGTGGGGGAGGGCGCTAAACGCACTATCATGGATGAAATCGGTAAGCTGGGCAAAACAACATTAGAAATTCGTCCAGGTATTGGGTGGGGAACGAAACGGCCGGACTTAGAAAGAGCGCTTTCCATTGATGATGTTAATAGCCTTTCTGCTCTTTCATGGACGAAATACGTTTCACCAGTGATAGGCACTGCGTCTGTGATTATTTATCAAGGACGAGACTCATCTATTATGTTAAATGGTGTGTCGGAAAATTTTTTAGCTGGGCAAGGAATTAATATTATTCAAGGGGATAGGTTCCATCATTTAGACGTTATTAATAAAGAGCCTGTCTTAATTTTAGATGAGAGTAGTCGCCATATTTTATTTGGCCCAAATGAAAATCCACTCAATGAGCTAGTTCAAATTAATGGTACACCGTGGCGGATTATTGGTATCGCTAAAAAGACAGGTCCTAAAATGCTCAATAATTTTTTGATTGGTTGGGCACCTTACACATCCGTTTCACAGAGGATCACTGGAGATAGGCCCTTTGAATCTATTTCTGTTAATTTTGCAGAAACGTTAGAACTGGGGCAAGCAACGTCTTTAGTCGAATCTCATTTACTCCAAACTCATGGAACAAAAGATTTTTTCATCGAATCCGATGAACAAATGGCGGCAACGTTACAAAAAACATCTGATTCCATGTCGTTATTAATTACCTCAATCGCGGGTATCTCACTATTAGTGGGGGGAGTTGGGGTGATGAACATTATGCTTGTTTCAGTCACCGAACGGACTCATGAAATTGGTATTCGCTTATCTGTTGGCGCAAGGCCTTCCGATATCATGATCCAATTTCTGATTGAATCGGTCATGATTTGCTTACTTGGTGGGCTTATTGGTATTACAGGCGCGTTAATTAGTGGCGTCATTTTTTCCTATCTTACGGTTGAGTTTCGGATGGTTTTTACGCTGATGCCGATTTTATTTGCCTGTGGATTTTCCATCTTGATTGGCTTTATTTTTGGTTATTTCCCAGCATATCGCGCAGCGAAGCTTAATCCTACGGAGGCGCTGGCAAGAGAATGAATATAACCTCTATGATTGCCTATGGAAGCCTATTTTTACTCGCAGGATGTGGCGGCTTGATGAAAACAGAATATCAGCAGCCGAAACTAAACTTACCTGAGCAATGGCAACAAAACGTTCATCTATCTATCGATCAGGCGCAATCTATTCATTTTCAAGACTCAGATTTAGCGCATCTCATCGTGCTGGTATTAGACAATAATACTGATTTAGCGTTGGCTGGAATAAAGCTAAAACAGGCAAGAGTAACGGCTGGTTTAACAAATACGAATTTCACCCCCGATTTTTCGTTAACGGGAAGTGCATCAAACAGTAAATCAATAAAACACGGCACTCGCTCACAAGAAAATTATAGCTCAGGATTATCATTAAATTATGAGCTAGATTTGTGGGGGAAACTTGCGCGGGTACGTGAAAAAGATGAGTGGGAAGCCATTGCCAGTGAATATGATTTTCAGGCAACAAAGTTAACGTTGATAAGCACAGTTTCTCAGTTGTACTGGCGTATTGCATTACTCAAGCAGCAAATTGCTAACCAAATAGCAGGCATTGAAATTGCTGAAAAAATATTAGCTCAAACAGAGTCTTGGTATTCTGCCGGTAAAATTGGTCAAATTGATGTACTGCATGCCAAACAAACAGTTATCACTCGTAAAAACGAATTAACTCGTCTTATTAACCAGAAAAATAATGAAAAAAATGCACTTATTTTGCTGCTCAACAACACGGAATTACCTGATTCTATTGATATTAAACCCATCAATTTAGAGCAAAATATCACTGTCCATTATTCAGTTCCGTTAAGTGTTATCTCGACCCGACCTGACGTACGAGCAGCGGAGTTTCGATTGCGTTCTATGTTAGCCAACTCAGATGCAGCTCGGCTCAGCTTTTACCCGACTTTATCATTACAAGCAGCACTAAATATGGGAAGCGAACTAGTTAGCCAATGGTTTAGCGATCCAACTCGGGTTGTCGGTGGGGCGATTTCATTACCTTTTATTCAGTGGAATACCGTACAACTCACTATCGAACAATCAAATCTACAGGTCCAGCAAGCTGGGGTTGAATTTCGTAAGAGTGCTTATAACGCCATCATGGAAGTCAATAATGCGATCAATGAGCGTACGATGGCTGAACATCAAAAATCACAGCTTCTTCAAGGGTTATTGTTGGGCCAGCAGCGATTAAAACTGACAGAAAGTCGCTATAAGGCGGGCGTCGTTGACTATCAAACTTTATTAAATGCACAAGATGATCTGTTGTCTATCGAAAATTCACTAGCACAGAACCAATATGATTACCTATATGCCACGCTACAACTTTGGCTAGCACAGGGCGGTGGGAACGAATGATAAGAGGATATCAAGCAATGTCACAATTTAAGCGAGTTGTAGTAACGGGATATGGTGCGGTGACTCCATTAGGAGGAACGGCAGCAGAATGTTGGCAAGCTATTATGGATAAGAAGTTAGGTTATCAATATGTGGATAAAACAGCGCAAGGTATTTCGTCTCATTTTTTCGGGCTTATTGATCAAGAACCGAGTATGAAAGGGATCCCTGCGGTGATCCGCCGTCGTTTACCTCGCTATGCACGTTTAACCATGGCTGCGGCGCGTGAGGCGGTTCAAATGGCATTTGGGGAAGCCGTCCCGACGGATTACTATCCCCCGTTGTTGTGTGGGGCCATCATGGGAACGGGGTGGGCAGGGTTAGATGAAAGTTATTTATCCATTGATGAATTTAATGAAACAGGCATGACCTCACCATTTAACTGTTTTTATTCTATGCCTAATGTGGCAACGGCTGCTTGTAGTCAATTATGGAACTTACGAGGTTATCAAAATACTGCAATTGCTGCTTGTGCTACTGGGACTATTGCGATTGGTGATGCTTTTGAGTGTATTCGCAGTGGGAAAGCATCAATGATGTTGGCAGGTGCGGGGGAATCATTACGTACAGATTGTGCCGTATGGAATATTGATATTTTAGGGGCATTGAGTCATGAAGCAGACAATATTGCACGTGCAAGCTGCCCATTTAGCGCAGATCGTAGTGGGTTTGTGTTATCGGAAGGTGCGGCAGTATTATGCCTTGAAGAAAGAGAGAGTGCGTTAAGCCGCGGTGCGATGATTCTTGGTGAAATAACAGGTTATGCCAATTTCTCTGATGCTTTTGATTTTACTACACCCGCTGAGGATTGCATCGCACGAATCCAAACTATTCAATCGGCATTAAAGCAGGCCAATATTCTCCCTGAGCAGCTCGATTATATTAATGCACATGGTACCTCAACGCCGCTTAATGATTTAAATGAAACGGAAGCATTAAAGCGTGCCTTGGGGGATGTTGCTTATACAATCCCCGTCTCGAGTACTAAATCTTATTCTGGTCATCTTATTGCAGCTGCAGGCAGCTTTGAGGCGATAGTCTGCCTACAGGCTCTGCAAACTGGCGTCATGCCTGCCACTGCAAATCTGCATCACCCCGATCCACAGTGTGACCTTGATTACATTCCCAATGAACACCGTATTGCTGATATATCACGGGCACTCAATTTGAGTTTTGGATTTGGCGGTGCAAATGCGGCACTCGTTTTGGAAAAATAACATGAAAACATTATGTTATACCATGAAAGATGCAAATGACTGGGCTGAATTTTCGGGGGACTATAACCCTATACACTTTGATCTTGCATGGGTCCAAGCTCGTGGAGGGAACCATTTAAGTGTACATGGGATGCGGGCTTTATTAGATGTAAAACACTTTTCGAGTCAGCAATTTTTGCAGGCAACTTTCGAGGCGGATCAGGCGATAAAATGTGTTATTCGCATTCGATATCCACTATGGAACAATGTTAAATATCCGTTGGTGGCAGGGAATAAGCTCGGGTCATCGGCAATTTTAATGACTGGAGGGCAAAAGTGTATAACTTGCAATTTATCCTCTACTGATCGAACCGCATTAATACAAACACAAGATACGCAGTATATTTGTGCTAACGACGTATTAAATATGCAGAAAACCTTTGATGCTCGTTTTTCTAAATTACCACTTTGGATTTTCTTAGATGCTATTGTTTTTAAACATTTAATTGAAAATGAAAATATTTTAAAGGGAAACCATCTTACCGATTGGTTTCCGAAAAATGCCAACCTAAAAGATATTTTTGCACATTATTCTGTTGTGCAAACTCATCAAGAAGTGCAATTCGACCCGATATTTTTACAACCTGATCCCTTCAGCGGTAAAAGTGATGCTATCAAAATTGGCATACAGCCAGAAATTGTAACGGGGGATATCCATTCAGGGTTATTGGTTTGCATACAAATAGTCGCAGAGTATCAACATAAATTGTTAAGCAATTCAATAACATTAAAAATAAGTTCAACACATGCATAGCGTATAAAAAGGAAAAGTACATGAGTGATTATCAAACAATTTACACTAAAATTAATGCAATGATCTGTGATGCAAAAGACCTCGATGAAGATATTGATGCAGAGCAGACACTCGATCAAATTAAATTCGACAGCCTTGATTATGTAGAATTAATGGTACTCGTAAAGCGCGAATTTAATGTCACACTTACCGCAGATTTTTTCATTGAACATCCCACAATGACGATCAAGGAAATGATCGAGTATATTAGTAAGGAGTCAAGTTCGTAATATGTCTACTCAATGGATTTTAATTACTGGTGGGAGCCGTGGTATAGGGCGATCACTGGTTATCGAATTGCAAAAAAATTGGCATGTCGTATTTACGGGGCGAAGTGAAGAGGGGTTAACAGAAACCTTGAACGCAGTAAGTAACAATGCTTCTGGCTCATGGGTTAAAGGTTATGCCTGTGATGGAAAAGATGAAAAGCAAGTTGAGCAATTGGCGCATAAATTACTCAATTTATTTGGTGCGCCGAGTGCGATTATTCATAATGCGGGCATTGCTAGAGATGCTCTTCATATTCATCAAAATGCGGACATTTGGCAGGATGTAATGGATAATAACTTGATGTCAATTATTAATTGGGATCGTCATTTAGTGCCTGCTATGTTGCTAGAAGGGCGAGGTTCGATTGTATTAATGTCCTCTGTGACAGGATTAAAGGGCAATATTGGGCAAACCGCGTATGCCGCAAGTAAAGCCGCTATGTTCGGTATTGCTCGATCCTTGGCGCATGAGGTAGGGCGTTTTGGTGTCCGTGTAAATTGTGTGGCTCCAGGCTTGATTGATAGCGACATGACCAAGGCTATTCCTGACGCTAAGTTAAAAGCAATGTTAAGAACTATTCCTTTACGTCGTCTTGGTAAACCAGAAGAAGTGGCTAAAACCGTTGAATTTTTAATCAGTGATAATAGTCGATACTTAACGGGACAAACTATTACGTTAGATGGTGGTTTTAGTGCTTAATATTGATGGGTATTTTTACTTATTTATTCATCAGTTAAGTGAGTTAATAACCAAACTAACAATGATAAGGTAATGCTGTTCAATACTATTTAATTGCTAAAGGTGAAGAGTAATATTACGTTCGTTCAAGTACATTTAATCGTAAGTTTTTCACTCATATTCTTAATAAATGTATTTTTTTTAGGGGTATTATATAAATATAAAAATATCAAAAATTAAGAAAACCTTAAATAATGTTTAAAATGCAATAAAAAAGCTCCAGTAATTAACTTACTTGGAGCTTTGTATTGAGGGTGGAATAAAAAGGGTAAATACAAATTTTATTTTCATCTTGCGTATCAAGCTACTTTAGGTTCCAGCAGTAAAGGGTCATTTTGACTTTCACCGGAAATTCGGTAGATTGACGGCGATGTGCCTAAATAAGCGCGAAATCGCTTTGCAAATGATTGTTGGGAGTCAAATTGATATTTTAATGCAATATCAATTACTTGTAATTCTGTGGTGCAGAGATCCTTTGCCGCTTCACAAATCCGTCTTCGGCGAATATATTCCCCCAAAGGCATACCAACAACTTTACGAAATACTCTTTGTAAATGCCACTTTGTATATCCAGATTTTAGTGCAATATCATCCAGTAGTAGACGACTAGTTAAGTTCATTTCAATCCAAACGATTATTTCATTAACAACTGTAGATTGAAACTCTGTGTATTTCCCACTATAAGGGGCTGGAATTTCTTTATACATAATGTTTTTCCTACTAGTTACTTTTTAATCATATCCCTCATTAGCTAAATCACCAATAAATAAAGGCTAAACAAATACGAATACAGATTGTTAATTTGTTAAATGGTATTAATACCAATTTTTAATTAATATTCGAACAGTGGTGTTTACCTTAAGGTAATATATTCACCAAGGGATGAGTATAATCAGCAACATTTGATTCTCGACCTTGTAGTCAGCCATATCACAGCAAAGACAACGATTATTTATACAAAACTGTGCGTCGGAATCGATTTTTTGAGTCTGTATTTTCTTAAGCACTATGCTACAACCTAAAGTTGACGTTAAATCAAGGGGGAAATAGCGTTAATTAACGAGTGAATAAAACTTTATATTGATTAAAAATAAGTCAATAATTCTGATGGCATTGAGTGTGATAAAGCTCGCATTTAGGAAGGATGAATACTGAAAAACGAAAAAATGATTGTCATAAATAAAAAATTATGTTTTCTTAAAGGCAGTTAAGCAAACTACAACAAAAATTGAACTGACAGATTAAAACAGGAAAAACCCGTGAACATGACTGCTAATCACTCAAACCTACTACTAACCGCGCCACGTGCTGCGGTGGTCGTGCGTGTGGTGGTGGTCGTGGGCTTAGCGCCGTAACGGGTACAAATCAACGCAGATTTAGAAACCCCGCCGGCGCAAACCGAGCGGGGTTTTTTTATTATCACTCGCTCAAATTCGCAGGCTAGCAAAGGATAATTATGATGAGCGAATCGGGCACCATATCACCACAGAAAACCCGTTTTACGGGGGCAGAGTTAATCGTCTATTTATTGGAAAAACATGGTATTACCATTGTTTCAGGCATCCCAGGCGGGGCTGCTTTACCCTTTTATGATGCATTAGGAAAAAGTAAAAAAATTCGCCACATTCTTGCTCGCCATGAGCAAGGGGCAGGTTTTATTGCCCAAGGTATTGCTCGAACAACGGGTAAAGCTGCTGTATGTATTTCCTCTAGCGGCCCCGGTGCAACCAATTTAGTGACCGCAATTGCGGATGCAAAATTAGATTCTATTCCGCTAGTGTGCATTACGGCGCAAGTACCTTCCTCAATGATTGGGACTGATGCATTCCAAGAAGTTGATACTTATGGTATTTCTATTCCAGTCACCAAACATAATTATTTAGTTCGTAGCATCAATGAGTTACCTCAGGTGATTTGTGATGCTTTTCGTATTGCCGAGTCAGGTCGTCCGGGACCGGTTTGGATTGACATACCGAAAGACGTTCAAACCGCGACCATTGAATTAACGGAAATACCTAAAGTTTTACCGAAAGATAAAGCGCCGACTTTTGATATGGAAAAAGTGATCCAAGCGGCGCAGATGATCAACGAAGCCAAACGTCCAGTGCTGTATTTTGGGGGAGGGGTTATTAGTTCATCCTCAACAGAAACGGCGATTGCATTTGCTGAAAAAGCCTCTTTACCAACAACGATGACCCTAATGGCATTGGGTACGGTTCCTATGCGCCATCCGTTGTACTTAGGGATGTTAGGTATGCATGCGGCAGCAAGTACCAATATGGTTATGGAAGAGTCGGATTTACTGATTGTTATTGGGGCACGTTTTGATGATAGAGCCATCGGAAAAGCCGAAAAATTTTGCCCTAATGCCAAAATTATTCATGTAGATATTGATAAAGCGGAAATCAGTAAAATTAAGCGCCCAGATATTGCCATCCATGCTGATGCAGGACAAATTTTAGAATTATTACTGCCATTGGTTGAGCGAAACACGCGAAGTGAATGGATCAAACGAGTGGACGAGTTAAAACAAAAATACCCATTAAATTTGAGTGATGCAGATAACCCGTTAAATCATTATGGATTGGTATTAGCGGCGGCGCGTGCTGCGGGTGAAGATGCTATTGTTACTACGGATGTTGGACAACATCAAATGTGGGCTGCGCAGGTTTATCCGTTATCTCGCCCTCGTCAATGGCTGACTTCGGGCGGTTTAGGCACGATGGGATTTGGTTTACCTGCCGCGATTGGTGCCGCTTTAGCAGAGCCTGAAAAAACCATCGTTTGCTTTTCCGGCGATGGTAGTTTGATGATGAATATTCAAGAATTAGCGACCGCAGCAGAGCACCAGTTAAATATCAAGATCGTTTTGATGAATAACCAAGCGTTGGGCATGGTTCATCAGCAACAAGACTTATTTTTTGAAAACCGTATATTTGCTGCTGCTTATCCCTATCAAACTGATTTTATTAAGATAGCGGCGGGCTTTGGTTTACAAACCTGCGATTTGAATAATGAAGCAGACCCTGCAATGGCGTTGGAAGCCGTGATGAATACAAAAGGCCCTTGCTTAATACATGCCTTGATCGATGTGAATCAGAAAGTATATCCAATGGTTCCACCAGGTGCCGCTAATATTGATATGATTGGAGCGTAATTATGGTACTTGAACATCACCCAATTGCTTTAGAGTTAATTGTTCGTAACCACCCTGGTGTTATGTCGCATATTTGTGGTCTGTTTGCTCGCCGAGCATTTAACGTCGATGGTATCCTCTGTATGCCAATAAAAGATAAAGATGAAAGCCGAATTTGGTTATTAGTCCAAAAAGACGAACGCTTGTCGCAAATGATTAATCAAGTTGAAAAACTTGAAGATGTCAGGGAAGTGCGTTTTAGCGATAACTTACAGCTATTTGAAATCATGCAAAATTATTTGCAGTGATCCTTAAATTTACTTTTCACATAAGCTCATACGTTAGTATGGGCTTATTTTTTGTCCAAGCAATATTGTTTTTAGGGTTTCTTAAAGCGAACGATAATGATATAACATCAAAAGATAAACCAAAAGCTTCTAAGTTGTCGGTGAATAATAAAAGGAACATAACGATGCAAAATAACATCTATCTTTTAAATACATATCAATATGAAGTAGAAACAAACCTGATTAATCAAGGGCATGATGAGGAGGGAGCATGGATAGCGTTAGAAGATAATATTTTCCACCCTCAAGGTGGAGGGCAACCAGCTGACACCGCTTGGGTGAATGATATTACTGTTCGGATTAAGAAACATTCAAATGGTTTAATTGTCGCATATCTCCCTGATAGCGTGTCTTTTAATCTGGCGGAAAAGGTGAGCGCAAGGGTTGATAGCGAGAAACGCCGGCGCTATGCTGCATTGCATACCGCAGGGCATTTGTTGAATTGGGAATTACGTCGTTTTGGTTGGATGGCACAAAAAGGGCATCATTTTCCCGATGAGTCACGTGTTGAATTTACTATGATGGGAAATCAAGCCACGCCTTTCGAAGAGCTTGATAGCGTGCAAATTGAAAGTATCGTCAATCAAAGCCTACAAAGTGCTCGTAAAGTCGATATCAGACAAAATGGCGACATGCGAATAAGTTACATCGACCAAACGGAAGAGATGCCATGCGGAGGAACGCATGTGGCTTCATTAGATGATATTTGCCATTTTTCAATTAAGTCGATGAAATTTAAAAAAGGAACTTTACGTATTAGCTATGATGCCGAGCATGTTGTTGCTTAAACACCATCACTGATGTGTGAGTATGTCATCACGACAGTGGCTTGAAGTTCGCCTTCCATACATAAGTAACTGTGTGGAAAATCACCACTAAATGCATAAAAATCCCCTGCTTCTAAAACAATGTTTTGCTCGTTGTTTAAGCGTAACATGAGTGAACCTGAGTTAACCATAATATGTTCATGGGTTCCTGTCATGTGGGCAGGGCTATTAATAATTGCCCCTCGCTTCATTGTTAATTGCCAAATTTCTGAGATATTTCCCATGCTGATGCGGAATTTAAACTGTTGTGAATATTCATCCTCATCATTCACCGTTGATTTGACAAAATATGGGTAGATTTCATGTTGCCGGGTAAAGAGATCGCTCAGTGGAAATCGTAGTGCAACGGCAATAGATTCTAATGTGTCAATGCGAGGGTTTGAATCACCGGATTCTAATTTGGATAGTGCTGCCTTAGATATGCCAGAAAGACGAGAAAGCTCGTTAAGAGAAAGATTTCTCGCTTGCCGAAGTAAACGGACTTTTTGTCCAATCTTTATGTTAATTTTTTTATCCATTTAGGCCTGTCCCTGAACAGTGGTTTATCATGTTAATTCTACATCACTCAGCGGATCAAATCACATACTCTCAGTTATCCATATTATTTCAATGTGTTATTTTATTTTTTGATAGAGATTAGAATTTTAAAAAATCTAAAAAATAAAACTATTTAATAATTACGATAAAAACTATAGTGGAAGCGTTAAAAACTT of the Providencia rettgeri genome contains:
- a CDS encoding efflux RND transporter periplasmic adaptor subunit yields the protein MLMLMLVFAMVAYITVLLSQPQQNEQTQVVTVDRGDIEKVIMVTGTLKPSVQVNVGAQVNGQIKYLYAKQGDKVFKGQILAEIDPAIQKSDLRNAIAKLSSVRAQKASSEAMLLQYRKAFERQKKLRRDGSGVESDYEQAQAQYEAQKYQVKMNEALIVQSEMEVETANANLSYTQIMAPIEGEVLGIVANEGQTIVSSQTAPTILVLANLDKMQVQTRISEADIQLVNSGQPLSFYVLADPEKRYEGTMGYVQPVPQEALEERNITNPNNQQNNAVYYTGTFEVDNKNRALKTSMTAQVFIRVAEAKGVVRLPVMALGRSIAANEYEVTVFKDNQRITRTVTIGISDRQFVQVVDGVDEGEQVVVTNAIGAN
- a CDS encoding ATP-binding cassette domain-containing protein, with the translated sequence MVPIITAKKISREFLAGTQKISVLKNISLSIYQGEMVAIIGASGSGKSTLMNILGCLDKPSSGEIYINDTPVHLANSDQLAELRSQYLGFIFQRYHLMPYLTAQENMAIPALYTAMPEQERQARIASLAKQLGIETRLTHKPFQLSGGQQQRVSICRALINGAKVILADEPTGALDSSSGKALMGVLHQLHQTGHTIIIVTHDRNIAKQTQRIIEISDGEIIADHANEVNKDEAVYPKLPIVNSNQRASLWRRGRESVRMAFRALLGHRMRAFLSMLGIIIGISSVISSIAVGEGAKRTIMDEIGKLGKTTLEIRPGIGWGTKRPDLERALSIDDVNSLSALSWTKYVSPVIGTASVIIYQGRDSSIMLNGVSENFLAGQGINIIQGDRFHHLDVINKEPVLILDESSRHILFGPNENPLNELVQINGTPWRIIGIAKKTGPKMLNNFLIGWAPYTSVSQRITGDRPFESISVNFAETLELGQATSLVESHLLQTHGTKDFFIESDEQMAATLQKTSDSMSLLITSIAGISLLVGGVGVMNIMLVSVTERTHEIGIRLSVGARPSDIMIQFLIESVMICLLGGLIGITGALISGVIFSYLTVEFRMVFTLMPILFACGFSILIGFIFGYFPAYRAAKLNPTEALARE
- a CDS encoding TolC family protein encodes the protein MNITSMIAYGSLFLLAGCGGLMKTEYQQPKLNLPEQWQQNVHLSIDQAQSIHFQDSDLAHLIVLVLDNNTDLALAGIKLKQARVTAGLTNTNFTPDFSLTGSASNSKSIKHGTRSQENYSSGLSLNYELDLWGKLARVREKDEWEAIASEYDFQATKLTLISTVSQLYWRIALLKQQIANQIAGIEIAEKILAQTESWYSAGKIGQIDVLHAKQTVITRKNELTRLINQKNNEKNALILLLNNTELPDSIDIKPINLEQNITVHYSVPLSVISTRPDVRAAEFRLRSMLANSDAARLSFYPTLSLQAALNMGSELVSQWFSDPTRVVGGAISLPFIQWNTVQLTIEQSNLQVQQAGVEFRKSAYNAIMEVNNAINERTMAEHQKSQLLQGLLLGQQRLKLTESRYKAGVVDYQTLLNAQDDLLSIENSLAQNQYDYLYATLQLWLAQGGGNE
- a CDS encoding beta-ketoacyl synthase, with the protein product MSQFKRVVVTGYGAVTPLGGTAAECWQAIMDKKLGYQYVDKTAQGISSHFFGLIDQEPSMKGIPAVIRRRLPRYARLTMAAAREAVQMAFGEAVPTDYYPPLLCGAIMGTGWAGLDESYLSIDEFNETGMTSPFNCFYSMPNVATAACSQLWNLRGYQNTAIAACATGTIAIGDAFECIRSGKASMMLAGAGESLRTDCAVWNIDILGALSHEADNIARASCPFSADRSGFVLSEGAAVLCLEERESALSRGAMILGEITGYANFSDAFDFTTPAEDCIARIQTIQSALKQANILPEQLDYINAHGTSTPLNDLNETEALKRALGDVAYTIPVSSTKSYSGHLIAAAGSFEAIVCLQALQTGVMPATANLHHPDPQCDLDYIPNEHRIADISRALNLSFGFGGANAALVLEK
- a CDS encoding acyl carrier protein — translated: MSDYQTIYTKINAMICDAKDLDEDIDAEQTLDQIKFDSLDYVELMVLVKREFNVTLTADFFIEHPTMTIKEMIEYISKESSS
- a CDS encoding SDR family oxidoreductase, whose translation is MSTQWILITGGSRGIGRSLVIELQKNWHVVFTGRSEEGLTETLNAVSNNASGSWVKGYACDGKDEKQVEQLAHKLLNLFGAPSAIIHNAGIARDALHIHQNADIWQDVMDNNLMSIINWDRHLVPAMLLEGRGSIVLMSSVTGLKGNIGQTAYAASKAAMFGIARSLAHEVGRFGVRVNCVAPGLIDSDMTKAIPDAKLKAMLRTIPLRRLGKPEEVAKTVEFLISDNSRYLTGQTITLDGGFSA
- a CDS encoding helix-turn-helix domain-containing protein, whose protein sequence is MYKEIPAPYSGKYTEFQSTVVNEIIVWIEMNLTSRLLLDDIALKSGYTKWHLQRVFRKVVGMPLGEYIRRRRICEAAKDLCTTELQVIDIALKYQFDSQQSFAKRFRAYLGTSPSIYRISGESQNDPLLLEPKVA
- the ivbL gene encoding ilvB operon leader peptide IvbL; translation: MTANHSNLLLTAPRAAVVVRVVVVVGLAP